Proteins encoded in a region of the Streptomyces sp. NBC_00258 genome:
- a CDS encoding FadR/GntR family transcriptional regulator, which yields MSLTDKAIEQIRELVRSGALPPGAKLPPEPDLAAQLGLSRNLAREAVKALAVARVLEVRRGDGTYVTSLQPSLLLEGLGGAVDLLQSDAGALLDLMEVRRLLEPVATALAATRISDEDLAEAKRHLDAMREARDDVEQLNAHDAAFHRAVVAATGNESLVTLLEGVSGRTLRARIWRGLVDGQAAGRTLAEHEAIFSALSRRDAALSQAAALLHVSNTEQWLRDHLDATPVASGTPTTIDGDGSGQM from the coding sequence TTGTCCCTGACGGACAAGGCCATCGAGCAGATCCGCGAGCTCGTTCGCTCGGGTGCGCTGCCGCCAGGCGCCAAGCTGCCTCCGGAGCCGGACCTGGCCGCGCAGCTGGGGCTCTCGCGCAATCTGGCGAGGGAGGCGGTCAAAGCGCTGGCCGTCGCCCGGGTGCTGGAGGTCAGACGGGGTGACGGCACCTATGTGACCAGCCTGCAGCCGAGTCTGCTGCTGGAGGGTCTCGGGGGTGCGGTGGACCTGCTGCAGAGCGATGCGGGTGCCCTGTTGGACCTGATGGAGGTCAGGCGGCTGCTCGAGCCGGTCGCCACCGCGCTGGCCGCCACCCGGATCTCCGACGAGGACCTGGCCGAGGCGAAGCGGCACCTGGACGCCATGCGGGAGGCCCGCGACGATGTCGAGCAACTCAACGCGCACGACGCGGCGTTCCACCGCGCGGTGGTCGCCGCCACAGGCAACGAGTCACTGGTCACGCTCCTGGAGGGCGTCTCGGGCCGCACCCTGAGGGCCCGCATCTGGCGCGGCCTGGTCGACGGCCAGGCCGCGGGGCGCACCCTCGCTGAGCACGAGGCGATCTTCAGTGCTCTGTCCCGCCGCGACGCCGCACTCAGCCAGGCCGCCGCGCTGCTGCACGTCAGCAACACCGAGCAGTGGCTGCGGGATCACCTGGATGCGACGCCGGTCGCCTCCGGGACGCCGACGACGATCGACGGAGACGGGAGCGGTCAGATGTGA
- a CDS encoding alpha/beta fold hydrolase gives MSRLMHVASGPYAPPVPARELTAVSADGARLHVEVHGPDGAPAVVLSHGWTCSTAFWAAQIRDLATDHRVIAYDQRGHGRSPVNPVCSADALADDLEAVLAATLAPGEKAVLAGHSMGGMTLMAAAGRDRFREHAGAVLLCSTGSSRLVAESLVVPMRAGGPRTWLTRKVLGSRAPLGPVTPLARRILKYATMGAGSAPGMVEACARIVHACPRKVRYAWSHVLDTLDLDHRVRELSVPVAVVVGTADRMTPVVHARALVAALPHCVGSTELPGLGHMTPVEAPALVTTRIRELVSTYVRIQQKEGA, from the coding sequence GTGAGTCGGCTGATGCATGTGGCGTCCGGTCCTTACGCGCCGCCCGTTCCCGCGCGCGAGCTGACCGCCGTCTCCGCGGACGGGGCCCGGCTGCACGTCGAGGTGCACGGGCCCGACGGGGCACCAGCGGTGGTGCTCTCGCACGGGTGGACGTGCTCGACCGCCTTCTGGGCGGCGCAGATCAGGGACCTCGCCACCGACCATCGCGTGATCGCGTACGACCAGCGGGGCCACGGGCGCAGTCCCGTGAACCCCGTGTGCAGTGCGGACGCGCTCGCCGACGATCTGGAGGCGGTGCTGGCCGCCACGCTCGCGCCCGGGGAGAAGGCCGTCCTGGCCGGGCACTCCATGGGAGGTATGACGCTGATGGCCGCGGCCGGGCGGGACCGGTTCCGGGAGCACGCGGGTGCCGTGCTGCTGTGCAGTACGGGCAGCTCGCGGCTGGTCGCCGAGTCGCTGGTCGTGCCGATGCGGGCCGGTGGGCCGCGGACCTGGCTGACCAGGAAGGTTCTCGGGTCGCGGGCGCCGCTCGGGCCCGTCACACCGCTCGCCCGGCGGATCCTCAAGTACGCGACGATGGGGGCCGGTTCGGCACCCGGCATGGTCGAGGCGTGCGCGCGGATCGTGCACGCGTGCCCGCGCAAGGTGCGGTACGCCTGGTCGCACGTGCTCGACACACTCGATCTTGACCATCGCGTACGGGAGTTGAGCGTGCCGGTCGCGGTCGTCGTCGGCACGGCCGACCGGATGACGCCCGTCGTGCACGCCCGCGCACTCGTCGCCGCGCTGCCGCACTGTGTCGGATCCACCGAACTGCCCGGGCTCGGGCACATGACCCCGGTCGAGGCGCCCGCGCTGGTCACCACCCGGATACGGGAACTCGTCTCCACATACGTACGGATCCAGCAGAAGGAGGGCGCATGA
- a CDS encoding MerR family transcriptional regulator, producing MEELAREAGITVRTLRFYRERKLIPPPRREGRIAWYDEDHLARLRTIAALLERGHTLNGIAELSEAFDHGRDVGELLGLGAPTEETPVRLSPEELADVFAGQDTPENLAAALDLGYLATDGTDLVHISRRLLDTSAALVREGIPLADVLAAAHRVREHADALAELFAALVLTTGTADRTAEDLQRLRPLAKSVVEAELSMALDRRLRGQRS from the coding sequence ATGGAGGAGCTGGCCAGGGAGGCCGGCATCACCGTGCGCACGCTGCGCTTCTACCGCGAGCGCAAGTTGATCCCGCCACCGCGCCGCGAGGGCCGGATCGCCTGGTACGACGAGGACCACCTGGCCCGGCTGCGCACGATCGCCGCGCTCCTGGAACGCGGCCACACGCTCAACGGCATCGCGGAACTCTCCGAGGCCTTCGACCACGGCCGCGACGTCGGCGAGCTCCTCGGTCTGGGCGCGCCCACCGAGGAGACCCCGGTCCGCCTCTCGCCGGAGGAACTGGCGGACGTCTTCGCGGGCCAGGACACCCCGGAGAACCTCGCCGCGGCCCTCGACCTCGGCTACCTCGCCACCGACGGCACGGACCTCGTCCACATCAGCCGCCGCCTGCTGGACACGTCGGCGGCCCTGGTCCGCGAGGGCATCCCCCTGGCGGACGTCCTCGCCGCGGCCCACCGGGTCCGCGAACACGCCGACGCCCTGGCCGAGTTGTTCGCCGCCCTCGTCCTCACAACCGGAACGGCCGACCGCACCGCGGAGGACCTCCAACGCCTGCGCCCGCTGGCGAAGAGCGTGGTGGAGGCGGAGCTCTCGATGGCGCTGGACCGGCGCCTACGGGGTCAGAGGTCGTAG
- a CDS encoding flavin-containing monooxygenase, whose protein sequence is MTEHEHVRVAVIGSGFGGLGAAVRLRREGVTDFVVLERADSLGGTWRDNSYPGCACDVPSHLYSFSFAPNPDWPRTFSGQEHIRAYLEHVADVFRLRSHLRFNSEVKMMTWDAERLRWVIETSSGTLTADVVVSATGPLSDPKVPDVPGIDTFPGKVFHSARWDHDYDLRGKRVAMVGTGASAIQIVPAIQPDVAKLTVLQRTPPWVMPRVDRAISGAERWLHRQLPFTSQARRGLLWGLRELQVQAFTKRPNELGLVEQLAKRNMARAIKDPELRAKLTPSYRIGCKRILLSSTYYPALAQPNVDVVASGLSEVRGSTVVAADGSEAEVDAIVFGTGFHVTDMPIAERVVGAEGRTLAEAWRSGMKSLRGATAAGFPNWMTIIGPNTGLGNSSMILMIESQLNYMADYVKQLAVLGGPAALDARPGAVDAWNHRVQERMKRTVWNTGGCTSWYLDENGVNTTIWPGTTTEFRGATRRVDLAEYDLLRPPPAPEAAPGRRTKKTVEAGA, encoded by the coding sequence ATGACCGAGCACGAGCATGTACGGGTGGCGGTGATCGGCTCCGGATTCGGTGGGCTCGGAGCCGCTGTGCGGTTGCGCCGTGAGGGCGTCACCGACTTCGTCGTCCTGGAGCGGGCCGACAGCCTGGGCGGGACCTGGCGGGACAACAGCTATCCGGGCTGCGCCTGTGACGTGCCGTCCCACCTCTACTCGTTCTCGTTCGCGCCCAACCCCGACTGGCCGCGCACCTTCTCCGGGCAGGAGCACATCCGCGCCTATCTGGAGCACGTCGCCGACGTCTTCCGGCTCCGGTCGCATCTTCGCTTCAACTCGGAGGTGAAGATGATGACGTGGGACGCGGAGCGGCTGCGCTGGGTCATCGAGACCAGCAGTGGGACCCTTACCGCCGATGTCGTCGTGTCCGCGACCGGGCCGCTGTCCGACCCCAAGGTCCCCGACGTTCCCGGCATCGACACCTTTCCCGGCAAGGTCTTCCACTCGGCCCGCTGGGACCACGACTACGACCTGCGCGGCAAGCGGGTCGCGATGGTCGGCACGGGCGCCTCGGCCATCCAGATCGTGCCGGCCATCCAGCCGGACGTCGCGAAGCTCACCGTCCTCCAGCGCACCCCGCCCTGGGTGATGCCCCGCGTCGACCGGGCCATCAGCGGGGCCGAGCGCTGGCTCCACCGGCAGCTGCCCTTCACCTCGCAGGCCCGGCGCGGACTCCTGTGGGGCCTGCGGGAGTTGCAGGTCCAGGCGTTCACCAAGCGGCCCAACGAGCTGGGCCTGGTCGAGCAGCTGGCCAAGCGGAACATGGCCCGGGCCATCAAGGACCCCGAGCTCAGGGCCAAGTTGACCCCGTCCTACCGCATCGGCTGCAAGCGCATCCTGCTCTCCAGCACGTACTACCCGGCCCTCGCGCAGCCCAATGTGGACGTGGTCGCGAGCGGGCTCAGCGAGGTCCGCGGGTCGACCGTCGTGGCCGCCGACGGGAGCGAGGCCGAGGTCGACGCGATCGTCTTCGGCACGGGCTTCCACGTGACCGACATGCCGATCGCCGAGCGGGTCGTCGGGGCGGAGGGCAGGACGCTCGCCGAGGCGTGGCGGTCCGGCATGAAGTCGCTGCGGGGCGCGACGGCGGCCGGGTTCCCCAACTGGATGACGATCATCGGGCCGAACACCGGCCTCGGGAACTCCAGCATGATCCTGATGATCGAGTCCCAGCTCAACTACATGGCCGACTACGTGAAGCAGTTGGCGGTGCTCGGCGGGCCGGCCGCCCTCGACGCACGGCCCGGCGCGGTCGACGCCTGGAACCACCGGGTCCAGGAGCGTATGAAGCGCACGGTCTGGAACACCGGCGGCTGCACGAGTTGGTACCTCGACGAGAACGGCGTCAACACGACCATCTGGCCCGGTACGACGACGGAGTTCCGCGGTGCGACGCGGCGCGTGGACCTGGCGGAGTACGACCTGCTGCGCCCGCCGCCCGCCCCGGAGGCGGCACCCGGGCGTCGTACGAAGAAGACGGTGGAGGCGGGCGCGTGA
- a CDS encoding GNAT family N-acetyltransferase codes for MNIRRVAFDHPDAVKLNDQVQAEYAVRYGDEGDVTPLDPSMFEPPAGLYLMAYDVQERPMATGGWRTQDENDEGYSDGDAELKRMYVIEEARGNGLARRILAALEDDARAAGRIRMVLETGNKQPEAIALYASSGYEPCVKFGHYRFHEDSRCFAKLL; via the coding sequence ATGAATATACGCCGGGTCGCCTTCGACCACCCCGACGCCGTCAAGCTCAACGACCAGGTGCAGGCCGAGTACGCCGTGCGCTACGGGGACGAGGGCGACGTCACCCCGCTCGACCCGTCGATGTTCGAGCCGCCGGCCGGCCTGTACCTGATGGCGTACGACGTCCAGGAGCGCCCGATGGCCACGGGCGGCTGGCGCACCCAGGACGAGAACGACGAGGGCTACTCGGACGGCGACGCCGAGCTGAAGCGCATGTACGTGATCGAGGAGGCCCGGGGCAACGGCCTGGCCCGCCGCATCCTGGCGGCCCTGGAGGACGACGCCCGCGCGGCCGGCCGCATCCGCATGGTCCTGGAGACCGGCAACAAGCAGCCCGAGGCCATCGCCCTCTACGCCTCCAGCGGCTATGAGCCGTGCGTCAAGTTCGGCCACTACCGCTTCCACGAGGACAGCCGCTGCTTCGCGAAGCTTCTGTGA
- a CDS encoding exodeoxyribonuclease III gives MCRYRARVLTVTSVNVNGLRAAAKKGFVEWLAETSADALCLQEVRAEPQQLPEGVRQPEGWHVVHAPAAAKGRAGVSLYTRREPDRVQVGFGSAEFDGSGRYVEADLPGVTVASLYLPSGEVGTERQDEKVRFMDEFLAYLKDLRERAAADGREVVVCGDWNIAHQEADLKNWRGNRKNSGFLPEEREWLGRVLDETEGGYVDVVRALHPDVEGPYSWWSYRGRAFDNDSGWRIDYQVATPGLAAKAVKGFVERAATHDERWSDHAPVTAVYDL, from the coding sequence GTGTGCCGGTATCGTGCCCGGGTGCTGACTGTGACCTCTGTGAATGTGAACGGGCTCCGGGCCGCCGCCAAGAAGGGCTTCGTGGAGTGGCTGGCGGAGACGTCCGCCGACGCGCTGTGCCTCCAGGAGGTACGGGCCGAGCCCCAGCAACTCCCGGAGGGCGTACGGCAGCCCGAGGGATGGCATGTCGTGCACGCGCCCGCCGCCGCGAAGGGGCGGGCCGGCGTCTCCCTCTACACGCGCCGCGAGCCCGACCGCGTCCAGGTCGGCTTCGGGTCCGCCGAGTTCGACGGCAGCGGACGGTACGTCGAGGCCGACCTGCCCGGCGTCACCGTCGCCAGCCTGTACCTGCCCTCCGGCGAGGTCGGCACCGAGCGGCAGGACGAGAAGGTCCGGTTCATGGACGAGTTCCTCGCCTACCTGAAGGACCTGCGCGAGCGGGCCGCCGCCGACGGGCGCGAGGTCGTCGTCTGCGGCGACTGGAACATCGCCCACCAAGAGGCCGACCTCAAGAACTGGCGCGGCAACCGGAAGAACTCCGGCTTCCTGCCGGAGGAGCGCGAATGGCTCGGCCGCGTCCTCGACGAGACGGAGGGCGGGTACGTGGACGTCGTACGCGCGCTCCATCCGGACGTGGAGGGGCCGTACTCGTGGTGGTCGTACCGGGGGCGGGCCTTCGACAACGATTCAGGGTGGAGGATCGACTACCAGGTCGCCACGCCCGGTCTCGCGGCCAAGGCCGTCAAGGGATTCGTGGAGCGGGCGGCCACGCACGACGAGCGGTGGTCGGATCATGCGCCGGTGACCGCGGTCTACGACCTCTGA